In the Diceros bicornis minor isolate mBicDic1 chromosome X, mDicBic1.mat.cur, whole genome shotgun sequence genome, TGCTCTCTTCCATAACAACATTGGgaagagcaaaacaaaaaaaaacctttgaatTATCTGTACTGGATTATAATGGAATGTGCAAGGGCTTCAGGAACCTGGGTTTGAATACTCACTATTTAAAATAGTAAActtatgggggccagcctggtggcacaagcagttaagtgtgcgcgctccgctgcagcagcccggggttcgccggttcggatctcaggtgtgcaccaacgcactgcttgtcaagccatgctgtggcggcgtcccatataaagtggaggaagatgggcatggatgttagcccagggccagacttcctcagcaaaaacaggaggattggtagatgttagctcagggccgatcttcctcacaaaaaaacataaataaaatagtaaactTAAGCAAATCACTTCTCCATTTTGAGTCTAACTTTCCCAATCTGTGAAGTATGTTCAGTAATGATTGTCTCCCAGGATTGTTGTTTGAACTCAGTGTGATAACAGAGGTAAAGTAGTCACCATAGTGTCTAGCCTATCTTGGTACTCATGAAACATtatggtctttttctttctttgattgaGAATAGCCACATCATTGTTGTGAGAAAGGTTTGAAGCCTAGCACAGGTCAGTGGTTAAGCTAATACCTGCTTCTTAAAGACATGCAGGTACGCATTCTAGTTTCTCAATATTATATGATGGAGTCCATCTGAGGtcactcttcccttccttctctccctttgtGGCCTTAGGAACAGGATGCCCCTAACTAACCATATAGCTTGGTTAATATGTTCAAAACCCTTGGCTGCAAGTGACAGGATCCCAACTCAAACTAGCTTGAGCAAAACAAAGGACTTTATTGGCTCAGAGAGCTGGGAACTTTTGGGCTTCAGGCACAGCAGGATCTGCAAGGTTCAAATGATGCTCTCTAGGCTCTTTCTCcccatttccttattttattttttttttttgtttattgcagtaacattggtttatgacattgtaaaaatttcaggtgtacatcattgtacttctatttctgtatagattacatcatgttcaccaccaaaatactaattacaaccatcaccacacacatttctatttttttctcctcatggtATGGATATTGACCTATTAGAGTCCCAGATTCATGTCATCCCAGCCTAGAGACCCCAGCATGGGGGATGAAGTGGGAAGTAGAGGTAAGAAATAAGAAACTTCTCTGTCCCAGTGTCTACATATATTCAATTTAGCAATGGACTCTGATTGGTCCTGTTTCGGTCCTATGGCCATCGTCAGAAGAATCATTTTTATGGGAGGGGTGTGGGTAGAGGAGTCGGGGAATTGAGAACTCTAATCTGGCCTAGCCTGAGCGACATGCCCACTTTGGGGAGGAGTGAGAGGAGCATGGCAGAGTGATCAATAGCCCCACCAGAACCACAAAGAATGGAGGAAGGGCTAGAGTTCTAAGCAGAGAAATCAACTACAGTTCTCCACTAAACAGTGACCAGACATCACTCCTTGTTGCACATAGTCCTGATGTGCCATGTGATATAGAACACTGTGGAATGGTGAGGTACACTGTCTTCTGGGAAGGTAAATTAATGTGGTATACCATGGAGAAGTGTGATACACAGTTGTAAGGTGAGAAACACTGTAGGGAGGTCAGACACACTGTGGTGAGGGTCAGTGTTGCCAAACACGGACCAGAGCCCAGCCTCACCTTCAGCTGCTGCTCCCCATTGCCACCCAGTCTCTCACGACTATCAACTCTTAGGCCTGTGTTCTTTTCCTTGCATTGTACCTGGGACTCCCTCCGCACAACCTGGCTATTTCCTCACTGAGCACTTCCTTTCTTAAGCCATCCCCTGAAGCTGGTAGTATTTTATTCATTGTCTCTGGGGAAGATACAACACTGATCACACTGTATTACAGCACCAGACATTTAATGAGGActtaatggatgaatgggtgagaACACATTACTGAGAGGCTGAACAGAGCAAATAATTGAACTCATCctcacattcaacaaatatttattaacacatAAATGAATAAGGCTTGGCCCCCTGTTCTCAGAATGTTCGGTGCAGAGGGGCGGACAATCACAGAGTTACAGTAGAATCACAGTAGAATAAGTACTATCACTGAGGTACAGACAAAGTACTTTGGTGGCACAGTGAGAAGGATAGAGGGGTGAGAGAGGAGCAATTTTCCAATTTATACCTGCCTAGAGCATTCAGGGAAGGCTCCAGAGAAGTCATCTGTGAGTTGAGTCTTGAAGGAGGAGTAGAAATCACCAGGTGAACAGTCAAAGAAGGAGCCCTACAGGCTGGGGCTCAGAGATGTGGGTAAGGTCAGGCAAGTGATGGGTTCAGGAAACCAGGCATGAATGATGGAATAAGGCAAAAAGAGTGAGTAAGGAATGAGTAGGACTGTCAAGCACAAACCCACAGCTCTATTGTAGAAATTTAAAGGCCTTATTTCCCcatggagagggaagaaggagagagaaggatgggaGGTTCCCAGATATGGATCCCTGCCAATTCCTCAATCAGGCCTTGGGGTTCAAACACCAAAGCCAGAGCCTCACAGCTGTGATCTAGTATCTCTAAGACATTAAATTGTCAAGAGCCCATTTTCGGAAACAAAGAATTTGTATGGATAATGCAGTCCTAACTGGGAGAAGGTCCctactattttcatctttctcAGATGCAGTTGATTCTGCCTAAGAAACAGCTCTACTTCCTTCAGGAAATCAGACGGGGTATGCAACTTGAGAGGGGAAGGTGGGCTAGAGTTCAGGCCTTGCAGCAATCTCACAATTGGATGGTAAAATGAtggttaaaatctttttttttttcaaattctatttATGTATCAACacaaaacttaaaataaatatatattcacaaactCTTTTGTCTTGTTATTCCTGTCTCCTCCAGTTACTTCTTTCACACCCCtatgtactttaaaatacttaaattaaaaaataaaacgtttaagctttttaattttaatacttttttctatttaaatgtttttaatttttttaattttttgatttttatttaaatgtttttgtaaaggtttaaatttttttatcctttttgtttaaatagtttttatttaaatttctcaaATTGAACTTGTCtaaggttctttatatattttaagattctctattttctctaatttttcctttttaaatttaaaatttttaaacaaattttgtctttttgtcttgAATTGTTCTAAATTTTTCTCTaaacttaaatttgaattttcattacattctgtattttttgaaaatttatttctcaatcaTTAAACTATTCACGAATTTTGTTAACCTTTGATTTTTCAACACATATTTTAGGCaagatttatttatattaacattttatttcatttaaacttttaattttaagagtttccttttttcttttaacttcttaattttaaaactgtttcacttttttaactttcatttataatttttttcttgttttattcacCTTTTTTAAACTAAGActttccaaaatttgtttttaagccttattttaataattttgaagttttaaaaaactccttgtaatttttgaaacatttgttttaaaaatatttaacttaaaattttttaaacatttaaaaattttttctttgaaaatttttaaaaaatgttttttgctttataaatgtttttcttttaaagctttttaaaatatcctcttttttttttcaaactatttGGTCAGCCACAGCTAGAACACCAACTGTGAAGCTTTTTGCTGATGAAGGAATACTCCCCGACCTCCCACAGTATTTGTGTAGAAACAAATGACATATAGTAGTGCCAGAACATCTCTAGTCCCACTCTCCCCACCTAAAGCATTCTTTTCACTTAATTATGTATGCTTTATGTGACCATTTTCAACCTCTTTTACCTCCTCCCATTTATTAAGGCTGAATGGTCACTAGTCAGTATTCTTTTCCCTCTTACAGACCCATAAGCCATGGTAAAATAAGTTCTTTATAACAAGGTGCTAATTGTCATATAGATGCTGTTATCATTGTCCATTTCAGAcaggtttttgtgtttttcaagaGGTGCTGGTTGTTGTATGGGTACTGTCATTGTCCATTCCAGGTAGGTGTGTGTGTCACTTCAGGATCCTTGCCTattcatttcttttacttttttttggtaaGTGGTCTGATAAGACTAGTCTTTCTCTAGACCCTGTTTGTGATAGAATAGTAAATATCCTTCACTGTAGAGTAAGTCCTCAATGGTAGCCTTGGTGATGACAGCATCATCACAGCTGAACCACTGGTCCTTTTGTTGCCGGATAAAGCTGGTGTAGTGTCCACTTTCCAAAGTTCCATGGTGATTAATCACTGCAAACAAAGAATACTTATTCTTCTTGGGTGCACAATCTGTTGGTGGCTGGCCTTCTTCCATTCTGTTCTCTTTAGTGGAGGCCAAAAATGGAGTCATGTCCAGGTCCAAGGGAAAGGAGATAAAAGTATTAATCTTTTGCCTCTGTTTGCCAACATGTTCAAACCGCTTGAGATGAAAACAGGCCACAATGGGTAATTTCTTCATTGTGAGTTGTTTGGTAGATTCCTGGTAGCTTTGGCAACTACTGCATTTGATTTTGGCACTCCTTCCGAGGTGTTCTGGCCTTGTAAACCACTGTAGGCAGTCTGTTAGTGAGGGGATTCCTGGTATGTGGTCATCCCTACTCACTGTGCTGTCATTCCTTTCTGGACTCTGGGAACGGAACGTGGCACAAGAGCCAGGCAAATCCAAACTGATGTCCCAGCATGGGTCTATTGTGGCGGAGACACTATGGCAAGCTTGACATGTGACATCTGACTGCAAGCCACCTGTAAAGATTTGGTCTATGATGCAGTTACAGCAGTTGGGGTTATTGGCCTCCTGCCCAACACTATCATCTTTGCTGTGTCTATGCAGCACATCTAATATTGCAATAAGGAACTCGTGGGCATCCTGCTGCCTGTACCCTGCTAAGTGTTCTGCATGAATCCATATCAGGTGCAGCAATTTATAGGGAATGTGAGGAGTTCGGCTCCCAGAGTACATAGCATGAAAAAGCGAAGACATTTCACAGACAAGACACAAGCTGGGgcttgtcattatacatttgtgctTGTCAGAGAGGAAGAAATCTTTCAGTAGAGGAATATGGGTAAGTGCCTGGACAATACAATTCATAAAGCAAGTGTTCCCAAGATTGATCAGCCCTCTCAGGCCTACAGTATAGACtgacatttttctcctctttttcttgggTTTCACCAGTTTTGGCTCCTGTTCCTTTGATTCACAGGTTGATTGCTTCTCTTCAACACCTGATGTCATACACTGTTGTTGAGAAAAATCTGTTGAGGTGGAaattaataatttcaaaattttctctttcgtTTCTTTGGCAATCTGTTCTATGTCTTTGTCACATATGTAATCCTTACACATGAAGCAATATACAACTCCATGATAGAGGTCTACAGCTAAATTGTGCTGTTTTGTTTCCGCATGTTTGTGAATATGTTTCTCGGTAAAGCAGCCAAAAAAGACACAGGTGAGACAAGAGTGGAGTCTGTTCATATGGGTACTACACACATGACAGATGCACGACTTTGCCTTATGTTTCCTAGTCTCTGGGGTCCCACTCCAAACAAAACGCTGGTAGATCAACCGCAGGTTCTTCTTCCAGTTCTTAACTACTTTAAAGCTCTCCACATGAGAgcagcctgtgggaccctgatcAAACTCCAACTCCAGCAACCAGTCCCCTAAGCCACCTCGATCCCCAGAGCCGCCCAGGTCACCAGAACAGCTTCGCCATGTCTGGGGCCTGGACCCTGGCCGAGATCTACGCCGAGATCTGCGCCAGCGACGGGGCAGGGGCAGAGATAGAGGGAAAGGACCGGCTGGAGGCAGGGGTAGGGCCGAAGGCCCGGGGGGGCCTCGGGAGCGGGCAGGGGGCTGGGGCCGAGGGCGAGGCTTGCGGCGCGGGCAAAGGGATGAGCAGCTGCTCTGACAGCGAGGGGGAGTAGAAGGGAGCACCTTCTCGTCGCCGCCGCTGCCACTCCATGTCAAGTTCTCCTCAGGCGCGGGCTTACGCTCTTGTAGTGGCTCCAGCTtcatctcctcagctccctggccTGAACACACCTTCGCCGCCCCCACTGCCTCCTCCTCCGTGTCCCCAGCCTTCTCCACCGCCTCCTCGGGCGatgctcctcccccacctccggAGCTCCAGCAGACCCAAGAGCTGGAGGGCAAGGAAGCTTCTTGAACTTGGGCCATCAGCTCACCGCCTGGCCTAAGGAGAAAGGCGTCTGGAATTGAGCTGCGACTGTAGATGGAATAAGACAAAGATTTCTGTTAAAGATCAGGCCAGCGTCACAGCCCCTTTGCGCCATTAGCGACCCCGAGACCCCTCCCACCAGCCCTTGAGCTCAGCCAGCGGCCTCTGTGGGCTCCACCCCCTCTACTCAGAGGCTCCCGGAGCTGGTGTGGAGATAGAGGCCTTACCTGTTTTAAAGACGATCGGATGGtgacgggggcggggggggggcggctAGACGGACGGAGGAAGGAAAAGTTGTGGACGGGGTACGCTCTGAGCTTTAGGGTGGAAAGAGATGGAATCTTCTTTAAAAAAGGCGCCACCCTCTGACTTTCCTGCACCTTGCGAAGCCTCGCTTTACTACAGCTAGCTTCCTCTGATGTTCTTTCCTTATATCCTAAAAAAACACTTGGGTCAACATTTTACCTTAAAAATGGCTGAAAGGGGGCCACCTATGGAAAATGGGCTGAGGGGAAGAAAATGTCCCCTTGCCTCCATGCTTATGGGGCTGGGTATGTTCCACCCTTTGCCCCTATCTCCAAGCACACTGTCTTTTGGTCAGCCACGCTCTTGCACCCTCAACGCTCTTTCGTGCTTGTGTTCC is a window encoding:
- the USP51 gene encoding ubiquitin carboxyl-terminal hydrolase 51, which translates into the protein MAQVQEASLPSSSWVCWSSGGGGGASPEEAVEKAGDTEEEAVGAAKVCSGQGAEEMKLEPLQERKPAPEENLTWSGSGGDEKVLPSTPPRCQSSCSSLCPRRKPRPRPQPPARSRGPPGPSALPLPPAGPFPLSLPLPRRWRRSRRRSRPGSRPQTWRSCSGDLGGSGDRGGLGDWLLELEFDQGPTGCSHVESFKVVKNWKKNLRLIYQRFVWSGTPETRKHKAKSCICHVCSTHMNRLHSCLTCVFFGCFTEKHIHKHAETKQHNLAVDLYHGVVYCFMCKDYICDKDIEQIAKETKEKILKLLISTSTDFSQQQCMTSGVEEKQSTCESKEQEPKLVKPKKKRRKMSVYTVGLRGLINLGNTCFMNCIVQALTHIPLLKDFFLSDKHKCIMTSPSLCLVCEMSSLFHAMYSGSRTPHIPYKLLHLIWIHAEHLAGYRQQDAHEFLIAILDVLHRHSKDDSVGQEANNPNCCNCIIDQIFTGGLQSDVTCQACHSVSATIDPCWDISLDLPGSCATFRSQSPERNDSTVSRDDHIPGIPSLTDCLQWFTRPEHLGRSAKIKCSSCQSYQESTKQLTMKKLPIVACFHLKRFEHVGKQRQKINTFISFPLDLDMTPFLASTKENRMEEGQPPTDCAPKKNKYSLFAVINHHGTLESGHYTSFIRQQKDQWFSCDDAVITKATIEDLLYSEGYLLFYHKQGLEKD